A stretch of Xenopus laevis strain J_2021 chromosome 8S, Xenopus_laevis_v10.1, whole genome shotgun sequence DNA encodes these proteins:
- the LOC121397554 gene encoding mucosal pentraxin-like, with protein sequence MEKTRVVILILLTASGILTQKDMDGKVFLMPRETSTSYVRLYPMRNGPIANLTVCLKCHTDLARTYTLFSLATSSKYNDFLMFHYTNRFSIYVGNQQLFFNIPSTVELRSICVSWGSLSGEVVLWINGNPYPRKMFMKGYRVGANPIIIIGQEQDNYGGGFDASQSFVGEISDVHMWDRVLSSQDLMDVLYNSNISGNVINWQNLTYETKGEVLVLPQLCKLNYKPDCCNIPS encoded by the coding sequence ataTGGATGGCAAGGTGTTTCTTATGCCCAGAGAGACCAGTACATCTTACGTGCGTCTGTACCCAATGAGAAACGGTCCGATCGCCAACCTCACAGTTTGCCTCAAATGCCATACAGATCTGGCACGGACTTATACTCTTTTCTCTTTGGCAACCTCAAGCAAATACAATGACTTCCTCATGTTTCATTATACCAACAGGTTTTCAATATATGTTGGAAAccaacaattgttttttaatataccAAGCACCGTGGAACTGAGGAGCATCTGTGTGAGCTGGGGGTCGCTGAGTGGAGAAGTGGTTTTGTGGATCAATGGCAATCCATATCCGAGAAAGATGTTTATGAAAGGGTACAGAGTCGGTGCCAACCCCATCATTATCATTGGACAGGAACAGGATAATTATGGGGGTGGGTTTGATGCTTCTCAGTCTTTTGTTGGAGAGATAAGTGATGTTCACATGTGGGATCGAGTTCTTAGTTCTCAGGACCTTATGGATGTTCTTTATAACAGTAACATATCAGGGAATGTAATTAACTGGCAAAACTTAACCTATGAAACCAAAGGTGAAGTCCTGGTGCTTCCACAACTGTGCAAATTGAATTACAAACCTGACTGTTGTAATATTCCCTCATAa